One Parasphingorhabdus cellanae genomic region harbors:
- the rplQ gene encoding 50S ribosomal protein L17 codes for MRHRMKGRRMQRTGAHRQALLKNLSAALIKHEQIMTTLPKAKEMRPYVEKLITLAKKGGLSNRRLAHSRLMDETQEKKLFGELAERYADRSGGYTRIIKAGYRDSDAAAMAVIELVDRNEEAKGQDSGPDQNAEEDFEEA; via the coding sequence ATGCGTCATAGAATGAAGGGCCGCCGTATGCAGCGGACCGGTGCTCACCGTCAGGCTTTGCTGAAAAACCTGTCTGCGGCACTGATCAAGCATGAGCAGATCATGACAACCCTGCCCAAAGCCAAAGAGATGCGGCCTTATGTGGAAAAGCTGATCACGCTGGCGAAAAAGGGTGGCCTGTCCAACCGTCGTCTCGCGCATTCGCGTTTGATGGACGAGACCCAAGAAAAGAAACTCTTCGGTGAGCTGGCTGAACGTTATGCCGACCGTAGTGGCGGTTATACCCGGATTATCAAAGCCGGCTACCGTGATTCCGATGCTGCTGCGATGGCGGTGATCGAACTGGTTGATCGTAACGAAGAAGCAAAAGGTCAGGACAGCGGTCCAGACCAGAATGCTGAGGAAGATTTCGAAGAGGCATA
- the rpsM gene encoding 30S ribosomal protein S13, whose product MARIAGVNIPTNKRVIISLTYIHGIGRTKAAEIVEKLKIDPARRVQDLTDQEVLQIRETIDADLTVEGDLRRETAMNIKRLMDLACYRGLRHRKGLPVRGQRTHTNARTRKGKPKAIAGKKK is encoded by the coding sequence TTGGCACGTATTGCCGGGGTAAATATCCCAACAAATAAGCGCGTAATTATCTCGCTTACCTATATTCACGGTATCGGACGCACGAAAGCGGCCGAAATTGTCGAAAAATTGAAAATCGATCCTGCCCGCCGGGTTCAGGACCTTACCGATCAGGAAGTTTTGCAAATTCGTGAAACCATTGATGCGGATCTGACCGTTGAAGGTGACTTGCGTCGCGAGACCGCAATGAACATCAAGCGTCTTATGGATCTGGCCTGCTATCGCGGTCTTCGTCACCGTAAAGGACTTCCCGTTCGCGGACAGCGTACGCACACCAATGCGCGCACCCGTAAAGGCAAGCCCAAGGCTATTGCCGGTAAGAAAAAATAG
- the rpsK gene encoding 30S ribosomal protein S11, whose translation MAREPQRIKKSARKNISAGVAHVNATFNNTMVTITDAQGNAISWSSAGMMGFKGSRKSTPYAAQVAAEDAGKKAADHGVRTLEVEVKGPGSGRESALRALQAVGFTITSIRDVTPIPHNGVRPSKRRRV comes from the coding sequence ATGGCACGCGAACCGCAGCGCATTAAGAAAAGCGCGCGCAAAAATATTTCGGCAGGCGTCGCGCACGTCAACGCCACATTTAACAACACGATGGTCACCATCACCGATGCACAGGGCAATGCGATAAGCTGGTCCTCTGCGGGTATGATGGGTTTTAAAGGCTCTCGTAAATCTACGCCTTACGCGGCGCAGGTTGCAGCAGAAGACGCTGGCAAAAAAGCAGCTGACCACGGTGTCCGCACCCTGGAAGTGGAAGTGAAAGGACCTGGCTCTGGCCGTGAATCCGCACTTCGCGCGCTGCAGGCCGTCGGTTTCACCATTACATCGATCCGCGATGTTACGCCGATCCCGCATAATGGTGTCCGTCCGTCCAAACGTCGCCGCGTCTAA
- a CDS encoding DNA-directed RNA polymerase subunit alpha, with protein MTVNMKNWQELKKPNVLDIKSGGDPKRKATFVAEPLERGFGLTIGNALRRVLLSSLQGAAVTSIKIENALHEFSSLPGVREDVTDIVLNVKQIALKMEGEDAKRLQLSATGPAEVTAGDIAVSGDIEVMNPDLVICHLDEGASFNMELTVNVGKGYVPAVANRPADAPIGLIPVDSLYSPIRQVSYKVDNARVGQELDFDKLNLTIDTDGTVTPEDAIAYAARILQDQLQLFVHFEEALESVSSPIGMAAAQSQQESDANQLNRYLLKKVDELELSVRSANCLKNDNIIYIGDLVQKTEAEMLRTPNFGRKSLNEIKEVLSSMGLRLGMDIPGWPPENIEEMAKKLEQELLG; from the coding sequence ATGACTGTCAATATGAAGAACTGGCAAGAACTGAAGAAGCCCAATGTTCTCGATATAAAATCCGGTGGTGATCCCAAGCGCAAAGCTACTTTCGTAGCGGAACCTCTTGAGCGCGGCTTTGGCTTGACCATTGGTAACGCACTACGTCGCGTTTTGCTGTCATCGCTGCAAGGCGCTGCGGTTACCTCGATCAAAATCGAAAACGCCCTGCATGAATTTTCGTCGCTTCCGGGCGTACGTGAAGATGTCACCGACATTGTTTTGAACGTCAAACAGATTGCTCTGAAGATGGAAGGTGAAGATGCCAAGCGTCTGCAGCTTTCCGCAACGGGTCCTGCAGAAGTCACCGCAGGTGACATCGCCGTTTCCGGCGACATCGAAGTGATGAACCCGGATCTGGTCATCTGTCACCTTGATGAAGGCGCGTCGTTCAACATGGAACTGACCGTCAATGTTGGCAAAGGCTATGTTCCAGCGGTTGCTAACCGTCCCGCAGACGCGCCAATCGGCTTGATCCCGGTTGACTCGCTTTATTCGCCAATCCGTCAGGTTTCCTACAAAGTCGACAATGCCCGCGTTGGTCAGGAGCTCGACTTTGACAAGCTGAACCTCACCATCGACACCGACGGCACCGTGACCCCGGAAGATGCGATTGCCTATGCAGCCCGCATTCTTCAGGACCAGTTGCAGCTGTTCGTGCATTTCGAAGAAGCTTTGGAAAGCGTATCATCGCCCATCGGCATGGCCGCAGCACAGAGCCAGCAGGAAAGCGATGCCAACCAGCTCAACCGTTACCTTCTCAAGAAGGTCGACGAGTTGGAACTGTCCGTCCGCTCGGCAAACTGCCTCAAGAACGACAATATCATCTATATTGGCGATCTGGTGCAGAAGACCGAAGCCGAAATGCTGCGCACGCCGAACTTTGGTCGCAAGTCCTTGAACGAAATCAAGGAAGTGCTGTCCAGCATGGGTCTGCGTCTGGGAATGGATATTCCTGGCTGGCCGCCCGAAAATATCGAAGAAATGGCCAAGAAGCTTGAGCAAGAGCTGCTGGGTTAA